The window AACGGTTCTCTATTCAGGAAGACAGTCGAACAAGGTAATGTCGGGCTTTGTATAAGTTACCTGGTCGGATGACATTCTCAGCTGAGAGGTGACAAAACTCCTGATACCGGGCCTAAGGAACCTCGCCATGTTTGATTCGGCTAAATGAAAACAGCGCTGACACTGGAGCTTGTCCTTGTCTGCAAAAACACTGTATAGGATCAAACCATTAACGCGGGTGACTCCACACGTGTCACCGTGTCTTCAAAATCAAGACACCAGAATATAAAATGTATTCGGTAAAATTTCAGAGAGTTAAACAATCGCGTTAATGGTTTAAAATTAATACAAAATATGGTAGATAAGATAAACATACCATGAAGGAAATGGAAGTGCGTGTTTAGTAATGGTACAGTCTCAAAATGACAGCCGTTTTCACGTACTAAAAGATACTGAATTCTTTATTTCGTACGTTAATAACGTgcagtatttattcatatttgaaaTTAGCAAttgtaacaaaaatataaatatataaatcccGAAAAAGCATCATTATTGATGTAAAAACCCTACAAAGTTGAAATAAATGTGTTCAAAAAGATAAATTCATGTTTAAAGGAATCTTATGTAGGAAATTGctgataaaaaaacagcacaattgtTGCAGCACTGCTCTCATCAGTGTCTCAAGAGGCAACATAGttcaacatttaataaatattaacaCAAGGAAGGAAAAATTAGAACGTTAAATGTGCTTtcaataactttatttaaacacatcAAAGACAGCAAACAAACCAAACGTCTGGCTCATGCGTTGAAACCTTCCCAAAGTCCCCTTTGCTCATCAGCCAAGGATGGGCCACAATCAAGAAAAGAAACTAAGCTTTGAATTAACTTAATTGTTTAAACCAAATTCAACCCCCTTTTCTTCTTTACAATTATCCCCATCACTAACCAATAGTTACATATTTACAGTTGAAATTGGACCCTTGGTGGAAAGCAAGTGctacagaaaaagtaaaacatccactctttttgcataaaatgaaaatctcAATTCTAACTTTGAATCAGAGTCTTTGCACTGCTTTATTTACAATTAAAACTAGAAACCTAAAAGGCCTAAAAGGTGACCAAGCCTCTGCACATCTCCTCAAACAAAATACGGAATTTGAGAAAAAGGCCTTTTCGTAGAAAATCTCTACAGAGcttgccagaaaaaaaaactgtccaagaAGGGTTGCGCatttgggaaaaaacaaaaccgaCCTGtgcgtttatttaaaaaaaaaatcttctattAAAAGATAATGGCCATCATTTCGGCATCCCactctaaaacatttaatttttccttTGTCTCTGAATTAAGTTGTCAATTGAAAAAGCCAAatttcttcaaaaagaaaaatatcagttcTAGCTGGTAAATCCATCCATACTCTGACAatacctcctttttttttttaacaattattgtCCAGATGAATTGCTAACAAGTGCATGGGAGATTTCAGAGAAAATAAGAGCAAAAGCTTTAACAAGAAATTAGTTTATCAGGCCaatattttggttttgtgtgaaataaaagttcaaaacaAACTAATGGAAAATATGTCCAGAAAAGactaaaataagttaaaacaagTTGGGGCTGATGGGAAGGACATCCAGATGCATCACAGGGCCAGGAGAGGTCTGCGAAAGCCCTTTGGAGGAGGCAGAGGTCGCTGCTCCTCCTTCCAGCCCCGTCAGTCCTGCTTAACACTGCCCAGGGCTCTAAGGCGCTCCAGGAGAGGAGGGTGAGAGTAGTGCCACATGGAGAACAACCAGTCTGCAACTGGGAAGCCCAGGTTGTCCTTGTTGAGCTTGATGAGGGCAGAGTAGAGCTGTGAAGCCTTACCCATACTGCGCGCAAAAGCATCTGCCTGGAACTCAAACCTACGACTCAGCACTGTtagacagaaagacagcagctgcaaagacaacaaaaaaaaaattataaatatatagttTTGAAAGTTTTGTTGTAATTTAGCATTTATGGAATTTCATATTTACCTCATTGTACGGAGAAAAGATGAACTGGAAGATAATCATCAAGCCAATTAAAGTGGGCTGGGTGTTGGTGAATCCAAAAGCTACAAACAATTCCTTGCGTCCGATTAGCAcagcaaacagagaaaaacacaagaaggaATTCATCTGtggagagaggaaaaaaaaaggatgaacttTTATAAAATTGTAACAACACATGCAGCTAAATATAGTTTTAGACACAACAAAAATAGTTGGTATTATTTTACCTGACTGATGACAATATTCTTGACGGTGTGACCAAGTTTCCAGTGGCCAAGCTCATGACCCAAAACAGCAAGGATCTCTTGGTTGTTGCATCCTTGCTTCTTGttctgttaaaacaaaaaaactgatttatgaGAAAAGCAGCATTTATGCCACTAGATTACCAGATGATTTACAatctttgaggtttttttagttttttttataataaagccATTAAAATTCAACCACAGGGTTGGGCGAGAAATCGATTTCATCGATCAATTGGAATTTGCAATTAAAAAGTAAGAGTAAGGTCAGGTCAGCCCGCCCGAGCGTTGAAATAGCAACTAACAAAGAGGAACTTGttcataaaaacaggaacactttCTACAGTTTATATGGAACTGCATTGGTTTTGTGACTCCAGACTTGAAGCAACAAACCGGATGCCTGAAGGCTGTTGCTACCAAAAGTGGGAATACAGTGAATTTGCTTCAACCCCCGAGGAAGTGCTGCTCTGTTCAGGATGCTAAAGCgagaaacatttttacagcttgtatTTTTTTGCCCTTTGAACTAAGGTCAACTCccaaaggaaatgttaaaataaaagtttctggTAAATATAATTCGTCATTTGAAATTTTTGTTTaaggaagtaaaataaaaaacaatcaaaccaaACAATCAACAATcaaatttattgtaaaaaaaattggagaTTATATTTTCAGGCCATATTGCCCATCGCTCTTTAACATAAAGGCAGATAGTACTTTCTAAAGATAATATCACTTAAGAGTTTAAAGAACTCTTGTTAATGAAGACAAATCATTTTCcgatttaaaaaggaaacttttccAACCTTGGGCTTAGTTTTGGACTCGCTCACAGTCTCGTCGTTCTCCGTTTCCTCGGGCTGCGACTCTCCAGCTTTGTTGAGAGGGGAGTAGTCTTCCAGCAGAGTGTCAAACAGCACGAtgcgtttatttttaaaaaacccgTAGAAGTAAGCATTGCTGTGGGACGAACGTTTGGAACCTGAAATTACAGCCAAACGTGTACATTATAGAGTGAAGTACCGCCAACAAGcagcacaaaacaacaacaaaaagaaaaaaattagaggAAATTACCTTCAACTACATAAATCTTTGTCAGAGGGAAGCTGATACTTTTAGCCATATCTTCAATTGCAGTCTTTAGCTCTCCCTCTGGCAATGGGGTGAACTTGTCAAACAGAGGAGCAATGTAATCAGCATAGATGGTCACCAGTACCTTAAAACAGATGACATAAGCACATTAACCatccaaacagacaaaaaattgcaatatttaaatatacatgACCCAAAAAAGATGTTTCGCTACTAACCAGAGATACAGCAAGAGTAAAAAGCCAAGCATAAATGAAGAAGTAGTCTCCGCCTATTTTTATAATGTACAATAGCAGTGAGGTCACAGGTAGCAGGATGCATTGGGTCACAACAAACTTCTTCACGGCATCTTTGAAGAAGAATCCCAAAGTCTGAAGGGAAGATCAGACGTCAGTTAACATCTCTATGCAAGGAAGCAACTGGATTCCTTCAATTGATACATTTTACACTCAAACTGAGCTCTTCAAGGATATTAATCAACTTACCTGCTGGTTAAAGCCATGCTTTTCCTCAATTACAAATGTGTTATACAGACTCCAAGGAAGTCCAGTCAAGGCACTAAACAGCGTGGCAAGTGTGAGAAAGACCAGGGACTGGGTTATCTCGTGCTCCGGGGTGAATCCAAAACGAGCTGCTAGAGACCCAGCGATGTCCCACAGAAATGGGATTCCACCCAGCAGCAGGATCAGCTGAAAATGTTTCGATAGATGAGCATCACTTCGTGAACAATTTGACACTTATATTAAAGAAATGGCGACTATTGAGTCTCTCACCGTTCCTTCCGTCTCCGAATAAAGTCCAGACCAAAAGCTGAAGTTGCTTTTATCGAGCTGATAAAGACGTGACTTCTCAAAGGTTTCAGAATCCATGATCTTTCCAAGTTCCTGAGGTACATGTGTCGTTGATCTATATGTTCTCCTCTATAAGGAAAAAAGAGACAATGTTAGGAGATGATGAAAacccagtaaaataaaaataataattcaggTAATTCAGGTTTTAAATGAAGTTAGGTTCCAATTAGGTCTAATTTTAAgtcaatgaaatgcaaaattAACTACAAAACCAATGGTACTTCTGCATTTACTTCCCTGTGCTGTACAGCTTTGAAGAGCAGAATAAAACCATTTAtcgaaataaaaaatattaagatttttAAGGTGCAGTAAATGTTGATTATTTGATTCGTGTCACACTTGTCAGTACAAAATTTAGGagaattataaaaataattagcaaaacaaaaacaaaaaagaatccagctttttcatgatacatttattcaaataaacaaatgtataaCAGATATTTAAAGGGAGCAATATAGGAGacaaagctttattttgaaggttaattttcacaaaaacctttgtagatgttcaaataaaaaacccaaaatattGTATATAAATAACAAGCAAATTAAGTGTTTTTATTCACTTCAAGTACACATATTAGGtataaaattattttcattttcacacttACTTAACTTACGCAAGCACATATTTTACTTAAGatataaaaactaaagaaacttTTGGGTGAAATTTGCACACGTTTCTCTggaaaacatgtaaataaaggAGTGACTTTTCTTAAATTTCTGTTTCTGATCCCGATTGTTGGTTAATCTGACTTTTCTTTCAGTTATCGGCGAAAACAAACAACGAGTGACATGAACAAACCTGTCTGTAAGAAAGGTAGGCCTCCCACAGATACACTGTCCACGAAAAAGCCAAAACAGCataaaatatctgtttttcCACCGGAAGATTAAGTATGGTTTCCAGCATCTTGGCAG is drawn from Oryzias latipes chromosome 22, ASM223467v1 and contains these coding sequences:
- the zmpste24 gene encoding CAAX prenyl protease 1 homolog, with product MLETILNLPVEKQIFYAVLAFSWTVYLWEAYLSYRQRRTYRSTTHVPQELGKIMDSETFEKSRLYQLDKSNFSFWSGLYSETEGTLILLLGGIPFLWDIAGSLAARFGFTPEHEITQSLVFLTLATLFSALTGLPWSLYNTFVIEEKHGFNQQTLGFFFKDAVKKFVVTQCILLPVTSLLLYIIKIGGDYFFIYAWLFTLAVSLVLVTIYADYIAPLFDKFTPLPEGELKTAIEDMAKSISFPLTKIYVVEGSKRSSHSNAYFYGFFKNKRIVLFDTLLEDYSPLNKAGESQPEETENDETVSESKTKPKNKKQGCNNQEILAVLGHELGHWKLGHTVKNIVISQMNSFLCFSLFAVLIGRKELFVAFGFTNTQPTLIGLMIIFQFIFSPYNELLSFCLTVLSRRFEFQADAFARSMGKASQLYSALIKLNKDNLGFPVADWLFSMWHYSHPPLLERLRALGSVKQD